One part of the Plasmodium yoelii strain 17X genome assembly, chromosome: 13 genome encodes these proteins:
- a CDS encoding glycerol kinase, putative produces MNIILSIDQSTQSTKLIFFDEELKVLHMNSLNHEQKCFKPGWYEHDPEEIIENLYKLMNEGINVLKEKYKTVVIKCIGITNQRETVIIWDKETGKPLYNAIVWLDTRVESLVTEFSKKYNNDYFQKKTGTYFNTYFSAFKILWLIKNNKTIKEKVKNGTAMIGNINTWLIYNLTKGNCYTDVTNASRTLLMDINTLQWDPEMCKMFGITNMSALPEIKCNCYNFGLVKSEKVPDYSNVPITGCIGDQQSACIGQAIFDEGEAKCTYGTGVFLLVNTGNKIVYSSCGLITTVCYKFNDDDKPNYALEGSIGTAGSGVSWLENVNLIKDTSEVNEIMETCKDTEGVVFVPAFGGLFAPRWRSDARACISGMSFNTSKAHIVRALLEGIVFQLSEIVNSLTSDMNIEMIHLLRCDGGMTKNKAFMQFNADILNTNIEVSKYKEVTALGAAVLAGLGIKLWKDLDSVKSLIRNKEYTFNSNMDAKSRSKKIKEWNKAVNKELLES; encoded by the coding sequence atgaatattatattaagTATAGACCAAAGTACTCAATCCACTAAGTTAATCTTCTTTGATGAAGAATTAAAAGTGTTGCATATGAACAGCTTAAATCATGAACAGAAATGTTTTAAGCCAGGTTGGTATGAACATGATCCAGAAGAAATAATTGagaatttatataaattaatgaaTGAAGGaataaatgttttaaaagAAAAGTATAAAACAGTTGTAATAAAATGTATAGGTATTACTAACCAACGAGAAACTGTTATAATATGGGATAAAGAAACTGGTAAGCCTTTATATAATGCAATCGTTTGGCTAGATACAAGAGTAGAAAGTCTTGTTACGGAATTTTCTAAAAAGTATAACAATGATTATTTTCAGAAAAAAACAGGTACATattttaatacatattttagtgcttttaaaatattatggttaataaaaaataataaaactataaaggAAAAGGTAAAAAATGGTACAGCTATGattggaaatataaatacatggttgatttataatttaacTAAAGGCAATTGTTATACAGATGTAACAAACGCATCTCGAACACTTTTAATGGATATCAATACATTACAATGGGATCCAGAAATGTGCAAAATGTTTGGTATTACTAACATGTCTGCTTTACCCGAAATAAAATGTAATTGTTATAATTTTGGTTTAGTAAAATCAGAAAAAGTGCCAGACTATTCAAATGTTCCAATTACTGGTTGTATAGGTGATCAACAAAGTGCATGTATAGGTCAGGCAATTTTTGATGAAGGAGAAGCAAAGTGTACATATGGAACTGGTGTTTTCTTATTAGTTAATACAGGAAATAAAATCGTATATTCTTCATGTGGGCTAATTACAACAGTttgttataaatttaatgatgATGACAAACCAAATTATGCTCTTGAAGGTTCAATAGGTACAGCTGGATCAGGTGTATCATGGTTAGAAAAtgttaatttaattaaagaCACATCTGAAGTAAATGAGATTATGGAAACTTGTAAAGACACCGAAGGAGTTGTATTTGTTCCAGCTTTTGGTGGTTTATTTGCTCCAAGATGGAGATCAGATGCTAGAGCATGTATAAGTGGAATGTCTTTTAATACAAGCAAAGCACATATTGTTAGAGCCTTATTAGAAGGTATAGTTTTCCAATTAAGTGAAATCGTAAATTCACTAACATCTGATATGAATATAGAAATGATTCATCTTTTGAGATGTGATGGAGGAATGACTAAAAATAAAGCCTTTATGCAATTTAATGCAGACATattaaatacaaatattGAAGTATCCAAATATAAAGAAGTAACAGCTCTTGGTGCTGCTGTATTAGCTGGTTTAGGAATTAAACTATGGAAGGATTTAGACAGTGTTAAAAGTTTAATAAGAAATAAGGAATATACATTTAATTCCAATATGGATGCTAAGAGTCGAAGCAAGAAAATTAAAGAATGGAATAAAGCCGTTAATAAAGAATTGTTAGaatcataa